The Nitrospira sp. sequence AGTTCGGCGTCGCGCGGATTGTCTTCGGCAAGCAGGATCGGCTTGGCCATGTTCATGATTCGGTTCTCCTTGTCGGTAGCGCGACGTAGAATGTCGCTCCTCTATCAGGTACGCCTTCGGCCCAAGTCCGGCCCCCATGGCGATGAACAATGCGACGAACATTGGCAAGACCGATTCCCGTTCCCTCGAATTCATCAGCGCGATGCAGCCGTTGGAAGACTCCGAACAGCTTCGAGGCATACTGCATATCGAACCCCACTCCATTGTCCCGGACAAACAACACAATTTCTGCGGAAGTGGAACGTTCTGCGCCGATCTCAATTGTGGCCGTCGGTCTGGTGCTCGTAAACTTCACGGCATTGGCGATCAGGTTCATAAAAACCTGTCGGAGCATGGCTGGATCGCCCTGCACATCGGGTAGCGCGGCGATTGTCCACGATATCCGGCGTCCTTGCAAGTCCAGCCGGAGATCGGCAATGACGCCTTTGACCAGGTGATCCAGACTGACGGTCGTGGCCAGCATTTCTTGCCGACCCATTCTGGAAAAGACCAAGAGATCATCGATCAGCTGTCCCATCTGCTTAGCGGCATCGGAAATCGTCTGCAAATAGCGGGCGGCTTTCTCGTTGAGCGATTGTTCAACCGATTTCCCCAAGAGGGCGGCATACCCATCGATGTGCCGCAACGGGGCACGGAGGTCATGAGAGACCGAATAGCTGAAGGCCTCGAGCTCTTTGTTCGCGGCCTCCAGGAGCTCGCCTCGGTGTTGCAGTTCCTCGGCAACATGCCGCCGTTCCGTAATATCATACCGAATCAAGTAGTACACCGATGCCAACAGCACCAGTTGGAGTACGGCGCCGATACCGAGCAGCACGATGCTGTTTCTCGTACCGGCGACGGATTCCAGTACACGTTGACTTACGGCCTGTCGTTCATGGGCATCCATCTCGGCAATGAGTTTATGGATCACCCCGAGCTCACGTTTTCCCGCTCCTTCAAGGGCCATTTGTTTGACCGATCGGAAGCCTTCTTCCTGAAACAGTCCGATGGCCTTTGACTCAGCGTTCAGTTGCCGGTCCATCATCCTATCCAGAACTCCGACGCGTTGCTGTTGTTCCGGTGACCCCCGGGTCAAATCATTGAGATACACCGTGAACGCCGGCTTCTGCTTCACAAGCTTCTGGTAAGCCTCCAGATACGATGTTTCTCCGGTCACAAGATACCGTCGGTGGATATCTTCCGCTTCATTCATCGTGACGTCGATGGTACCGAGGAGTTGCAAAAGATCATGACTGCGACCGTCCAGCCCGCTATTTGTGAGCAGGGTGCTCATATTGCGGTAGGATATGGCACTGATGATCAGGATACCGACGAAGACAAGGCTGAACCCGGTCAATACCCGCTGCTCAATGGTCATCCTGTTAAACCACGCAACGGCCACTCGGTAGAAGGCCGTTGCGCCCGGACCCACGTCGGCAAGAGGTTTGGTTCCCTCAGCCGCTAGATGAGGCGTCTGTGACTGCTGATTCGTGGCTGATTCCATGGATCAGGACGACCTGCATCAGCACGCGTAGGGCGATCTTGCGAAAGCCGTACCGGTAAGATTCCTTAGACCGTTCTAATTGTAGCAGAACTCTCGAGAGGCGGAAGCAGAAAACTAGCTCCCTAATGGGAGACTCGGTGGTATGACCGTCGCTGAAGGTCCGACAAAATTAGCAAACATGAGCGTCGCGGCGACGACCCAGTCTGTAAAGGGTTGGGGGTAAATGCCGATTACTAAGGTTCCGGCCAACCCGACATAGATGACGGCTTTCATCGGTCCCGAAATTCCAATAGGAGAGGGATCAATCGGCTCATTGATGTACATCTGTTTCACCACGATGAGGTAATAGTACATCGAGATCACGATGTTAATCAGCCCGACCACGATCAACGTATAGAGTCCCTCTTTGATGGCGGCCACAAAAATGTAGAGTTTGCCGATAAACCCCGCAAGCGGAGGCACTCCGGCCAACGACAAGAGAAATAGGAGCATCGCGAACGCCAGAAACGGCGAGCGCCGACTCAAGCCACGATAGTCTTCGATTTCATCCCGGCCGATGGCCTGGCTGACCGCAATCACGACGGCAAAGGCACCGATATTGGCGAAGAGATAGGCCAAGAGATAAAAGAGAATGGCATCGCTTCCCATCTTCGTCCCTGCCGCAAGACCGATCAGGACATTTCCTATTTGCGCGATGCCGGAATAGGCCAACAGCCGTTTGATATTCCGCTGCGCGATGGCCACGATATTGCCGTAGGTCATGGATATGATTGACACCGCAACCAATAGGTAAACCCAGGTGGGCTTAAAGGTTCCCAATGCCACGAGAAAAATACGGAGCAAAATCGCCAAGGCGGCGCCTTTCGGAGCAATCGATAAGAACGCCGTCACAGGAGTCGGGGCGCCATGGTACGTATCCGGAATCCACGCGTGGAAGGGAACGGCACCGATCTTAAATCCCAAGGCGGCAAAGATGAGCAGAAACCCGATGATCAACCCCGGCGTCGCTTGCGCTGACGCCATTTCCGAGAAGACCAGCTTGCCGGTTTCACCGTAGACGAGGCTGATTCCATAGGCGAAGAGGCCGGCCGCAAAGACCCCCAGGATGAAAAATTTGAGGCCCGCCTCGTTCGAGGCCAAATCATCCCGAAGGTAAGACACCAAAATATAGAACCCGAGTGTCGAGAATTCTAAGCTGACGAAGACGGACAGCAGATCGTTGGACGAGGCCATGAACATCATGCCGAGCGCCGACATGACGACCAGAACGTAATATTCTCCCCGAAAAAGGGTAAAGCGGTTGACGTACTCGATCGACGAGAGAATGACCAGTATCGTAGATCCGAGGATGAACACCTTGAAGAAGATGGCCATCCGATCGAGGACGAACATGTTGCCGAAAAGCGTGCCGGCAACTTGATTGAAATCAAACCACAGCAAACAGACGAGTGTCCCCATCAGGCCGGCAACGCTGAGGTACGCGAGTCGATCTTTGGGAAGGCGCGGCGAGGCGAAGTCGACGATAATGATCACACAGAGCCAGCAGGTGAGGAGGATCTCCGGTAAGAGGAGCAGCAGATCGGAGAACGACATATTCAATGAAAAGGTCATTCCCGGTCTCCTCGTGAGGCTTCGGACGGAAGCGGTATACGTTTGTTGGCAACGACCGGCGCCTCAGAAGCCGTTCCTTGAACAAGCACCTCACTCTCTGTCCCCCTCCCTTCGCCCGTTTCTGCGACCGGGACGACTCGCGTAATCCTCGCGACTAGCGGATCTACCCCTGAGCGAACAACATCGTACAAATGCATCGGGAAAATACCGAACCCGATGCTGATCGTGATCATGATCAACAGAGGCAGACGGTCGACCGTCGAAATCGCATCATGCGCATGGCTATACTTTTGGTTCATCGGGCCATAGAAAAGGCCGCGCATCATTTTGAAGAGGTAGGCGAGAGTCAGCACGATGCCTAACATGGCGACGATGACTTGTAGGGGGTACTTGTTCCAACTCCCGACGACGATCATGATTTCCGCGATAAAATTCACGGTGCCGGGCATCCCGATCGAGGCCATACAGGCCACGATAAAACAGGCCGAGATGAACGGCATTTTGTTCGCCAGGCCACCCAGCGAAGGGATGTCGCGTGAGTGGGTCTGGTCATAGACCCAACCCGCCATCGCGAAAAGCATGCCGGTTGCCATGGCATGAGCGAACATGTAGATGACCGCGCCGCTCAAACTGATGTAATTCAAGGCCGCCATTCCGAGGAACACATAACCCATGTGGCTGGAGCTTGAATAGCCGATGACGTACTTGGTGTCTTTGGCGTAGAACGCAACGAACCCGCCATAGATGATGCTGAACATGCACAGAACAGCGGCGATCGGCATCAGTTCCCGGGTCGTGTCAGGGAGAATTTCAAAGGCGACCCGTATGATAGAGAAATGGCCCAGCTTCATGAGGACCCCGGCGTGAAGCATGCTCGTGGCAGCCGGCGCCGCCGCATGGCCGACCGGAGACCAGGAGTGCAACGGCCACAGCGGGGCGATCGACGCAAAGCCGAAGAAGATCAACACCCAGATAATCTTGTCCAAGGTCGTGCCAAGCACGGGGATATTCATCAGCTTGGCCTGCTCCCGGAGCACCAGAATATCGAAGGTGTTTAGTCCCGCATATTTATAGATCAGCAGAATGCCCATCAATGCGACGACCGCGAAGGCCGACAGGAACAGGACGAGCTTCATCGCCGCATACTCTTTGCTGTTCGACCCAAAGTTGAGGATAAAGCCGACGGAGTCTCTTCGCTTCAGCCCCTCAGGGTCCGTCATCTCCAAATAGTTCTTCGTGTGGCTACCCCACATACCCAGCAGCAAGTACATCGGGATCACGGACATCTCATAGAAGAAATAGAGGAAGAAGAGGTCGAGAGACATGAAGACCCCGATCGTGGCGGCCGCCAAGATCAGCAACCAGATGTAGAACTCCTTCGTGCGATCCTTGATGTGCCATGACACGAAGATGCCGGCAAACAGCAAAATCGATGAAGCCAGCACGAGCGGCGTACCGATCCCATCCACGCCCAGATACAATGAAATGCCGAGTTGTCTCGACCATTCAAACTTTTGAATGAACTGGAATCCACCTTTCACCGGATCATAGGTGTAAAAGATATACAGCGAGGCCATCAGCGACACAAAGGCGGCGCTCGACGCGATGCTTCGCACCAGCAGGGGCTGACGATTGGACACAAAGATCAGCGCCAGGGCTCCGGCGAACGGAGCGAAGAGGATATAGAGTAGCGCGTGTTCTCCCATGGTCGACCTAAAACCCTCGTCCCATCCTGCTATCGTCTAATCCCGCCGTCTTCTCGTGATGGAGGCGATCGACGAGCGCTTGAACGGACCCGTTCATGATTCGCAAGAACGGGGACGGATAGAGCCCGATCCAGAGAATCATGACCGAAAGTGAAACCGCAATGATCATCTCACGAAGTTGGAGGTCGCTCATCGTCGCTTTCACGGCGGTGCCGAGCGGACCCATCATCGAACGTTCGTAGTACCAGAGAAAATACGCGGCGCCAAAAATCACCCCGAGCACGGCGATTGCGCCGAACCACCACTTGGCTTCGAACGCCCCCAAAAGAATGAGAAACTCACCGACAAAGCCGTTCGTCCCGGGAAGTCCGATCGAGGCCAGCCCGATCAAGAGAAAGAAGGTCGCAAGGAGAGGCACTTGCTTCGCCATTCCACCAAACGCGGACAATTGGGTCGTCTGCTGGCGTGAGTACAGAAACCCGGCGATGAAGAAGAGCCCGGCCGTACTGAACCCCAAATTGATCATGGTCAGCAAACTACCTTGCAGACCTTGATAATTCAACGCGAACAACCCCACCACAACGAAGCCCAAGTGACTGACGCTGCTGTAGGCGAGCAAGCGCCTAAAATCGGCTTGAACCAACGCCATCCAGGCCCCATAGAGAATTGCGCAGAGACCGAGAGCCACGACGATTGTGACGACTGTCTCACTCTTTGACGCATCCGGCAGCAATGGAATGCTGAAACGTATGAAGCCGAATGTACCGAGCTTGAGACCGGCCAACACCACGGCCATCCCGATCGGACCCTCCAACAACGCATCGGGCAGCCATGTATGGAAGGGAAACACCGGCGCCTTGAACGCAAATCCCATGAACATCAGCCAAAAGATGAGGATTTGCTGACTGATTGGAATCGGCACCGTGAGGAGGTCGAGCAGATCGAACGAATAGAGTTGATCGGTATGATGCAAGGAGGCCCACTGATGGAAATTGATGTTCAACAAGGCGATGCCGACCAGCATGAAGACACTGCCTAAAAGCGTATACACGACGAACTTCAGGGCGGCATAATGACGCTCCGCTCCTCCGCCCCACAGCTTGATCAGAAAGTAGCTCGGAATCAGCATCAGCTCCCAGAACACGAAGAACAGGATCAGATCCAACGACACGAAGACGCCCATGGTCGTCGTTTCGAGCGCCAACAGGCACATCATGTACAGTTTGACTTGATGTCGAATCGTATCCCAGGAGTACACCACGACCAGGACGGTCAGAAACGCCGTGAGTCCCACGAACAGTACGCTGATCCCATCAACAGCGAGGTGATAGCTGATGCCTAGCGCGGGAATCCATCGG is a genomic window containing:
- a CDS encoding NADH-quinone oxidoreductase subunit N translates to MTFSLNMSFSDLLLLLPEILLTCWLCVIIIVDFASPRLPKDRLAYLSVAGLMGTLVCLLWFDFNQVAGTLFGNMFVLDRMAIFFKVFILGSTILVILSSIEYVNRFTLFRGEYYVLVVMSALGMMFMASSNDLLSVFVSLEFSTLGFYILVSYLRDDLASNEAGLKFFILGVFAAGLFAYGISLVYGETGKLVFSEMASAQATPGLIIGFLLIFAALGFKIGAVPFHAWIPDTYHGAPTPVTAFLSIAPKGAALAILLRIFLVALGTFKPTWVYLLVAVSIISMTYGNIVAIAQRNIKRLLAYSGIAQIGNVLIGLAAGTKMGSDAILFYLLAYLFANIGAFAVVIAVSQAIGRDEIEDYRGLSRRSPFLAFAMLLFLLSLAGVPPLAGFIGKLYIFVAAIKEGLYTLIVVGLINIVISMYYYLIVVKQMYINEPIDPSPIGISGPMKAVIYVGLAGTLVIGIYPQPFTDWVVAATLMFANFVGPSATVIPPSLPLGS
- a CDS encoding NADH-quinone oxidoreductase subunit M, producing MGEHALLYILFAPFAGALALIFVSNRQPLLVRSIASSAAFVSLMASLYIFYTYDPVKGGFQFIQKFEWSRQLGISLYLGVDGIGTPLVLASSILLFAGIFVSWHIKDRTKEFYIWLLILAAATIGVFMSLDLFFLYFFYEMSVIPMYLLLGMWGSHTKNYLEMTDPEGLKRRDSVGFILNFGSNSKEYAAMKLVLFLSAFAVVALMGILLIYKYAGLNTFDILVLREQAKLMNIPVLGTTLDKIIWVLIFFGFASIAPLWPLHSWSPVGHAAAPAATSMLHAGVLMKLGHFSIIRVAFEILPDTTRELMPIAAVLCMFSIIYGGFVAFYAKDTKYVIGYSSSSHMGYVFLGMAALNYISLSGAVIYMFAHAMATGMLFAMAGWVYDQTHSRDIPSLGGLANKMPFISACFIVACMASIGMPGTVNFIAEIMIVVGSWNKYPLQVIVAMLGIVLTLAYLFKMMRGLFYGPMNQKYSHAHDAISTVDRLPLLIMITISIGFGIFPMHLYDVVRSGVDPLVARITRVVPVAETGEGRGTESEVLVQGTASEAPVVANKRIPLPSEASRGDRE
- a CDS encoding NADH-quinone oxidoreductase subunit M, with product MLEELTTGFPILSCILFLPVVGAAVLWLFDDEDMARTSALTIALVELALSVFVLLRFVPESAAMQFTERVRWIPALGISYHLAVDGISVLFVGLTAFLTVLVVVYSWDTIRHQVKLYMMCLLALETTTMGVFVSLDLILFFVFWELMLIPSYFLIKLWGGGAERHYAALKFVVYTLLGSVFMLVGIALLNINFHQWASLHHTDQLYSFDLLDLLTVPIPISQQILIFWLMFMGFAFKAPVFPFHTWLPDALLEGPIGMAVVLAGLKLGTFGFIRFSIPLLPDASKSETVVTIVVALGLCAILYGAWMALVQADFRRLLAYSSVSHLGFVVVGLFALNYQGLQGSLLTMINLGFSTAGLFFIAGFLYSRQQTTQLSAFGGMAKQVPLLATFFLLIGLASIGLPGTNGFVGEFLILLGAFEAKWWFGAIAVLGVIFGAAYFLWYYERSMMGPLGTAVKATMSDLQLREMIIAVSLSVMILWIGLYPSPFLRIMNGSVQALVDRLHHEKTAGLDDSRMGRGF